From a single Stackebrandtia endophytica genomic region:
- a CDS encoding branched-chain amino acid ABC transporter permease, with translation MTDTLRSLSTRFLDARLVGVLIVALLATMPFVVDAYTLSSLSEVLAMGLLAVSVAVMAGNAGLPSLGQVAPYAVGMYTTVVLIRSGMTVGPVLLLASAGAAALFCLVLGFAVIRTRGVVFLMLTLAIGELTYQVSQRWTDVTGGTDGSGRYDATQAFWGTEPMVKPDSIYWYCLAVAAIVVLIVARLVSSTPGKLIRGIRDNEARMRADGHRVGHYLLALYIGAGVVAGIGGSLMASSQRMVFPSDSNFNISALVLMAVVIGGAASLNGAIVGLGLVMMLRDWSNTAVAEHSPLVLGVLFIVVVYLLPGGFAGAASRIGLRQRKEAT, from the coding sequence ATGACCGACACCCTTCGATCGCTCTCCACCCGGTTCCTCGACGCGCGGCTGGTCGGTGTGCTGATCGTCGCGCTGCTGGCGACCATGCCGTTCGTCGTCGACGCCTACACGCTGTCCTCCCTATCGGAGGTCCTGGCGATGGGACTGCTCGCGGTCAGCGTCGCAGTCATGGCCGGAAACGCCGGACTGCCCAGCCTCGGCCAAGTCGCGCCCTACGCGGTCGGCATGTACACCACCGTCGTCCTGATCCGATCCGGCATGACGGTGGGGCCGGTGCTGCTACTGGCATCGGCGGGCGCCGCAGCCCTGTTCTGCCTCGTCCTCGGGTTCGCGGTGATCCGCACCAGGGGAGTGGTCTTCCTGATGCTCACCCTGGCCATCGGCGAACTCACCTACCAGGTGTCGCAGCGCTGGACCGACGTCACCGGCGGAACCGACGGCAGCGGCCGATACGACGCCACCCAGGCGTTCTGGGGCACCGAACCGATGGTCAAACCCGACTCGATCTACTGGTACTGCCTCGCGGTGGCCGCGATCGTCGTGCTGATCGTGGCGCGTCTGGTCTCCAGCACCCCCGGCAAACTCATTCGGGGAATCCGAGACAACGAGGCCCGCATGCGGGCCGACGGACACCGCGTCGGGCACTACCTGCTGGCCCTCTACATCGGAGCCGGAGTCGTCGCCGGTATCGGCGGTTCACTGATGGCGTCGAGTCAGCGCATGGTGTTCCCGTCCGATTCCAACTTCAACATCTCGGCCCTGGTCCTGATGGCGGTCGTCATCGGGGGAGCCGCCTCCCTCAACGGCGCCATCGTCGGTCTGGGCCTGGTCATGATGCTGCGGGACTGGTCCAACACCGCGGTCGCCGAACACAGCCCGCTGGTGCTGGGGGTGCTGTTCATCGTGGTGGTCTACCTCCTCCCCGGTGGCTTCGCAGGGGCTGCGTCCCGTATCGGCCTACGCCAACGAAAGGAGGCGACATGA
- a CDS encoding ATP-binding cassette domain-containing protein: MIELESITAGYHGGTVLHGIDLTAEPGAITAVVGHNGAGKSTLFAAVAGLLPITGGTVRLADRDISGWSAHRRSRAGIGYVPQGRRVFASVSVAEHLAISYRRGSEWTPEAIWDTFPQLAARRRSKGGQLSGGEQQMLAIARALLTGPKVLLLDEPTEGLAPVIVEQIQTTVSTLAESGMAILLAAPQPQWPLAVADHLCVLDTGRVTRRFTGDEAREDSSSLLETLSL; encoded by the coding sequence CTGATCGAACTGGAATCCATCACCGCCGGATACCACGGCGGCACCGTCCTGCACGGCATCGACCTGACCGCCGAACCCGGCGCGATCACCGCCGTCGTCGGCCACAACGGTGCCGGCAAGTCCACCCTGTTCGCCGCGGTGGCGGGACTGCTGCCGATCACCGGCGGAACCGTTCGACTGGCCGACCGGGACATATCCGGCTGGTCGGCGCATCGGCGATCCCGTGCCGGAATCGGATACGTGCCACAGGGACGCCGGGTCTTCGCATCGGTCTCCGTCGCCGAGCACCTCGCCATCTCGTATCGCCGGGGCAGCGAGTGGACCCCCGAGGCGATCTGGGACACCTTCCCGCAGTTGGCCGCTCGCCGCCGCAGCAAGGGCGGTCAGCTCTCCGGGGGTGAACAGCAGATGCTCGCCATCGCGCGGGCCCTACTGACCGGCCCGAAGGTTCTGCTGCTCGACGAACCCACCGAGGGGCTGGCTCCGGTCATCGTCGAACAGATCCAAACCACCGTCTCGACTCTGGCCGAGTCCGGGATGGCGATACTGCTGGCCGCCCCGCAACCCCAATGGCCGCTCGCGGTCGCCGATCACCTCTGCGTGCTCGACACCGGTCGGGTGACCAGACGCTTCACCGGCGACGAGGCCCGAGAGGACTCCAGCTCGCTACTGGAGACCCTCTCGCTGTAA
- a CDS encoding phosphotransferase — protein sequence MPENADESTGAREALTHNTNNAATAGIWRHRHADGSVIVKHATPPTGDGLWAAGAEPAHWNYWRREALAYTTGFATEYLSGSRIRPPALLGDSTRPDGSVELTLEDVGRGQATGWSPERLGGFAYQLGTVQARWAHPTADRPTWLSTGWIRQYAGRFGPESPPDWDHPQLAAAWPKRLRDGLARQWESRDRLFTLAETAPRTVSHLDVWPMNIMDDPDSSDGAVLLDWSFIGDGAVGEDIGNLVPDSVADGLMPADGLPEIADACVTGYLDGLRDGEWRGSPDEARRAIAVCGAAKYVWLAPMMADRLARGLAIGSANYDRGDDNPAILERRRSMMELLVDWTDQALG from the coding sequence ATGCCGGAAAACGCGGACGAATCGACTGGCGCGCGGGAAGCACTGACACACAACACCAACAACGCGGCCACCGCGGGAATCTGGCGACACCGCCACGCCGACGGTTCCGTGATCGTGAAGCACGCCACTCCGCCGACCGGCGACGGCCTGTGGGCGGCCGGTGCCGAACCGGCCCACTGGAATTACTGGCGGCGGGAGGCACTGGCCTACACGACCGGGTTCGCCACCGAATACCTGTCCGGCTCCCGGATTCGACCACCCGCGCTGTTGGGCGACTCGACGCGACCGGACGGTTCCGTGGAGCTGACGCTTGAGGACGTGGGCCGTGGGCAGGCCACCGGGTGGAGTCCGGAACGGTTGGGAGGGTTCGCCTACCAACTGGGCACGGTGCAGGCCCGATGGGCTCACCCGACTGCCGACCGTCCGACATGGTTGTCGACCGGGTGGATCCGGCAGTACGCGGGACGCTTCGGCCCGGAATCGCCGCCCGATTGGGATCACCCGCAGTTGGCGGCCGCCTGGCCGAAGCGATTGCGCGACGGACTGGCCCGTCAGTGGGAGTCGCGGGACCGGTTGTTCACCCTGGCGGAGACGGCGCCGCGAACCGTGAGCCATCTCGACGTCTGGCCCATGAACATCATGGACGACCCGGATTCTTCCGACGGCGCGGTGCTCCTGGACTGGTCGTTCATCGGGGACGGCGCCGTCGGCGAGGACATCGGCAACCTGGTGCCCGATTCGGTGGCCGACGGCCTGATGCCGGCGGACGGTCTGCCCGAGATCGCCGACGCCTGCGTGACCGGCTACCTCGACGGGCTGCGCGACGGCGAATGGCGTGGTTCTCCCGATGAGGCTCGTCGGGCGATCGCGGTCTGTGGTGCGGCGAAGTATGTCTGGCTGGCACCGATGATGGCCGACCGGTTGGCCAGGGGCCTTGCGATCGGTTCGGCGAACTACGACCGCGGTGACGACAATCCGGCCATCCTGGAGCGTCGCCGATCCATGATGGAGCTGCTGGTCGATTGGACCGATCAGGCGCTCGGCTGA